The Shinella zoogloeoides genome contains the following window.
ATCACGGTCTTGGCGATCATGTAGCCGATGACGCTCGCCACGACGAGCTTCCAGTTGGCGGCGATCACCGTCAGGTCGATCGCCATACCGACGCCGAGGAAGAAGAGGCCGAGCAGGATGCCGCGAAACGGCTCGATATCGGCCTCGAGCTGGTGGCGGAATGCGGATTCGGAAAGCAGCACGCCGGCAAGGAACGCGCCCATGGCCATAGAGAGGCCCGAGACCTGCATGGCGAGCGCCGAGCCGAGCACCACCAGCAGCGCCGCCGCCGTCATCACCTCGCGCGCGCCGGAAGCGGCCAGCACCCGGAACAGCGGGTTGAGCAGGTAGCGCCCCGCCAGAACCAGCGCGAAGACGGCGCCGATGGCGATGCCGATCGCCATCCAGCGCTCCGACGCATCCGTCGCCGCCGCGCCCGTGCCGAGCAGCGTGACGATGGCGAGCAGCGGCACGATCGCAAGGTCCTCGAAGAGCAGGATCGCGATGATGCGCTGGCCCTTGAGCGTCGAGAGCGTGCCGCGCTCCTGCAGCATCTGCATGACGATGGCGGTGGAGGTCAGCACGAAGCCGGTGCCGGCGACGAAGGAGGGAATCAGCGGGAAGCCGAAGGAAAGCCCGATGCCCGTCAACGCCGCCATGGCGGCAAGCACCTGCAAGGCCCCGAGGCCGAAAATGTCCTTGCGCATGCCCCAGAGTTTCGAGGGCTGCATTTCGAGGCCGATGATGAAGAGGAACATCACGACGCCGAGTTCGGCGACATGGATGATCGCCTGCGGCTCGGCAAAGAAACCGAAGCCGAAGGGACCGATCGCCAGCCCCGCCGCCAGATAGCCGAGCACCGAGCCGAGGCCGATCTTCTTGAAGACCGGCACCGCTGCGACACCCGCCGCCAGCAGCACCACGACCTGGGTCAGATCGTTTGCGTTCGCTTCCGCCGCCAAGGGCCTCTCCCGTTTCCTGAATGGATGGCCGGCGTTATCGCGGCTTTTCCGAAATATCGCGGCTCATGCCCTTCTCCGCAAGCACGCGCTCGTAGTCCGCGAAGAGGTCTGCGCCTTTTTCCCCGAGTTCCCGCAGATAGGACCAGGTGTAGATGCCGGTATCGTGAAAGTCGTCGAAGCCGATGCGCACGGCGTAATTGCCCGTCGGCGTCATGGAGATGATCGCGACGTTGCGCTTGCCCGGCACCGTCACCTCCTGCCCCGGCCCATGGCCCTTCACCTCGGCGGAGGGCGAAAGCACGCGCAGCATCTCGGCGGAAAGGTCGAAGCTCGCGCCGTCGTTGAAGGTGACGACGAGGCGCTGGCGATCCTTGGAAACGCGCAGTTCGGTGGGCCAGAAGTCGCTCATGCCGGATCCTTTTCCCTTGGATTTCGCGAAGGACTATGCCGCAAGCGGGGGATGTGCAAGGCTGAAAATGCTGTCATAATCCTTCCATCGGCTTGACGGCGCGCCCCCGGCGCACGACATGTCGGTAAGGAGGAAGCCGCTTGAACTCGTATGCAGGACCCTGGAATGGCGCGAACCCGGTCGCGCAGTCCCAAGCCCCGATGATCGACCCCTTCGGGCGCGCCGTCACCTATCTGCGCGTCTCCGTTACGGACCGCTGCGATTTCCGCTGTACTTACTGCATGGCGGAGAACATGACGTTCCTGCCGAAGAAGGACCTCCTGACGCTCGAAGAGCTGAGCCGGCTCTGTTCCGCCTTTATCGCCAAGGGCGTGCGCAAACTGCGCCTGACGGGCGGCGAACCCCTCGTGCGCAAGAACATCATGCATCTCGTGCGCGAACTCGGCGCGCATGTGCATGACGGCCGCCTCGACGAACTCACGCTGACGACCAACGGCTCGCAGCTTTCCAAGCACGCCGCCGAGCTTGCCGATTGCGGCGTTCGCCGCATCAACGTCTCCCTCGACACGCTCGATCCGGAAAAATTCAGGACGATCACCCGCTGGGGCGAACTCTCCAAGGTCATGGAGGGCATCGACGCCGCACAGGCGGCCGGCCTCAAGATCAAGATCAACGCCGTGGCGCTGAAGGACTTCA
Protein-coding sequences here:
- a CDS encoding gamma-butyrobetaine hydroxylase-like domain-containing protein, which produces MSDFWPTELRVSKDRQRLVVTFNDGASFDLSAEMLRVLSPSAEVKGHGPGQEVTVPGKRNVAIISMTPTGNYAVRIGFDDFHDTGIYTWSYLRELGEKGADLFADYERVLAEKGMSRDISEKPR
- the moaA gene encoding GTP 3',8-cyclase MoaA, which encodes MIDPFGRAVTYLRVSVTDRCDFRCTYCMAENMTFLPKKDLLTLEELSRLCSAFIAKGVRKLRLTGGEPLVRKNIMHLVRELGAHVHDGRLDELTLTTNGSQLSKHAAELADCGVRRINVSLDTLDPEKFRTITRWGELSKVMEGIDAAQAAGLKIKINAVALKDFNDHEIPDLMRWAHGRGMDLTLIETMPMGEIEEDRTDRYLPLSEMRARLAEQFTLTENAYRTGGPARYVTVEETGGRLGLITPMTHNFCESCNRVRLTCTGTLYMCLGQNDAADLRLPLRASDDDALLSQAIDEAIGRKPKGHDFIIDRRNRPAVARHMSVTGG
- a CDS encoding monovalent cation:proton antiporter-2 (CPA2) family protein; this encodes MAAEANANDLTQVVVLLAAGVAAVPVFKKIGLGSVLGYLAAGLAIGPFGFGFFAEPQAIIHVAELGVVMFLFIIGLEMQPSKLWGMRKDIFGLGALQVLAAMAALTGIGLSFGFPLIPSFVAGTGFVLTSTAIVMQMLQERGTLSTLKGQRIIAILLFEDLAIVPLLAIVTLLGTGAAATDASERWMAIGIAIGAVFALVLAGRYLLNPLFRVLAASGAREVMTAAALLVVLGSALAMQVSGLSMAMGAFLAGVLLSESAFRHQLEADIEPFRGILLGLFFLGVGMAIDLTVIAANWKLVVASVIGYMIAKTVIIYIVARLVGTCHGESLERAVLMAQGGEFAFVLYAAAVAAGILNGEQNAILTATIIISMVLTPLMVMLHDRLAPKPQVSVEGLTLPENVEGTVLMIGFGRFGQIVSQPLLARGYTLSLIDKDAEFVRDASEFGFKVYYGDGSRIDILHAAGAATAKAILICIDDKDAAVKIAEVVHEEFPLVPLLARAYDRGHAIDLVHAGVDFQIRETFESAMLFSRETLKALGEDEELASEVVDEFRDTDRERFALETVGGIYAGRQLIRGNAQPADIVAARTGRVRAAAEEERQRHAEEGAN